A segment of the Bactrocera neohumeralis isolate Rockhampton chromosome 3, APGP_CSIRO_Bneo_wtdbg2-racon-allhic-juicebox.fasta_v2, whole genome shotgun sequence genome:
ttttttttagtggtGGCCGATTCGCCAATTTGGACAGTAGAACCCAAAGTTTGATactgtttttgaaaaagttatacAACTTGCAACGttgcgaaaaaatatgtatttccaCACAACTGCTAACGGTATCATTTAttaccaaatttaaattatgagtGGCAGAATGTACGTACTCTGCGTTAGGCTGGATatccttaatatttttttgttcaccATTATACACACCACTCATCTCACTGGTTCCATCATAGCTTTGCTCCACACATTTtgttaaatcaatattttcgtCGATAAATAATGTTGTCACTTGGTTGTCTAAATTTACTTCGCCATGTTTGATGGCTACATAAAAGCCTAGAAGTACTTTTACTTCTATATCAATTGCTTGTCCATTTCCCGATCTAGTTATTACTGCATATCCCATTATGAATGCAAAAAACTGTTATTCTAGTAGATGTAGACTTAATATTTTGTTCGTGAAGCCTCCCAAGTCATAAGAAGATTTATCgttcacattttcgaaaaatgtgGAGATCTGTTGTTCCTCCAAACCCTCCGCCCTCCTCGTGTGTCATGCAAACATCATCCACGTTCACATGATCCACAGCAGAGGTATCTCCAACTGCAATAATTGTCGAAACTTCAGTAGGCTTCTCAACCAGCAGTGCAGTTGCCACATTATTTGAGTCACTATCAATAGAATGTTTTGGCTATATGTACTTTCAGAAGGCAAATCAATTTTAGGCAActtttgtttactattttttttcttggaGCTGTTTGTGTTTAAATGCACAAttggttttcttctttttacgagtatccataattttagttttctaatttatttaaacaatacaatattagattGTGCTCGAGTAGGTAGGTATTCAGTGTTCGCTGAAGacgttaaaactaaaataaaacttGTGTCGTTGGGGAATCCccgaaaaaaattatcaccgtTAGTTTTACCACATGTAACGGTGGAGACCATGAACAATTTTCTGCCCAGGGACCTGAATTAATATACCTGCAGGTGACTTAGACTTTTTCACGATATTATACGTAATACAATGAGTTTTAGTCCAAATCTatagatttgaagcaatttaacGGACATCAATATAAgaagaaacatcaaataaaattgaaccATATATTGACCAGTATAAAATACTTTATTGACATTAGCTTACTTACCCTTGATacagcattaattttttaaccgttctcgacaaaaaaaatcttaactCGAATTCTCAATTCAAAACGCACTTCGACGAATAATAAAACGTACATATCGCTATTCGTCAAATTGACAATACTGCCACCcaacagaaaaaattttgtggaatTCTCTAGGGATAACTTTTCAATTTCTCTCAACTGAGTTGTCATGATTAAAATGGGGTTGCAATCTGTCATATTCCATATTCGAGGGAACATTTAGCCTCTGTTGCAGTTGGGAGGTATATAGCTAAGATGTGACTTCTTATCTGGCTGACTGGATCAAGGTTTCATGCGACCCGTGCCGAGAATCAACCTGGCTGGGGGCCTTTAAATAGCATAGTCTCGAACGGAGCTTATGGATACCTGCGTAGGCCTGCCCGGCGTAGCGGGGGCTATGCGCCAGCGGATTTATATTCCCCTACACTCGTGGGTAGAATTGAAGTAGTCTGGATTCTCATGAAAAAGCAGGATTGAACTATTTCCGAAAAGAGGGAAGAGTTTGCAACCAGCTCGGAAAGACCAAATTTGGGCTAGGCGCAAGGAATAATACTAGCAAAGGGGCTTAAACTTACCCTAGCTCCCGAATGGCAATAATACCAGCGGCAGCCGAAACCAGACCAGGAGGCCAAAGTATAGTCGCTGTTTGTAATCCGTCTGCCAGAGAATGGCCTACCTGTTGAGAAGAGTGCACCTGCAACCGGCAACTAATGAGAATCTCACAAAAGAGCTCCAAGAATGCATTGATTGCGTGAAAACAATCTTACCTAATTTTTAGATGGAACCGCCAGTAGTGGCAGCCAAGGCCTTTAGCCAAGAACCTGAAGGCGAAGGGAGTAACGCAATCAAAATCGTTAGCTGATGTGGAACCGCTTTATCTTTGGTGTGCTGGATTGGGAAGATCCTGGAGCAAAATCTCTAGAGCCCAATGGAAATGGGTGCAAACGTTGAGGTGCTACTAAGATATCAAGCTCCGCTATCCAACGACGGAAATCGGTCGCGCTATACAAACAGCCATACCTCCCCTATATCCCGGAAATAAACTGGTAGCATTAAAGAAAAAAGGATATCTCGCCTTGGCCAAATCCACCGGTCCGGATCCTAGTTACACCATCGCAGCCGGACCAGATAATCCAGCTCATTAGAGTCTATACTCCAAATGTGCGTACTGAGGGGTGGAAATTCGCTACAGAAACTGGCGTGGAGACCAAAATAGAAACAATGCAGATTCTATTACTGCTTACAAAGGAATATATTGTACCGCTGGTAAAAAGTGGCGGGGAGATAAGTTTCTGATTCTCGAAGGTGAGAATCACCACCTACAAGTCGGATGCCTGCAGACCACCTAGCATCAGGATCGAGGAAGATCCTATCGAGTGGTGTTAAAAGTATAGAACAAGACCAGTGTTTTTCAGGATCTGTCTGCAGAGTCTCAAAACTTTATACTGAAAGGGACCCCTAATTAACTGCGTGGCAATAGAACAGCCTGATTTTGTCTCCAATCAGGAGTCATGACTAAATGGGGTGCGTACTACAACGAACTACAAGTTATAAATGTCTAGTTGCGAAGGTAAGGTTAGGGCTTGTATATTGGCAAAGAAAAACCTTAACGTGTTTGTGTTACAACATTATAGCGACCACCACACAGCAGCAATATACTGGGAGGCAGAGCATGTTGGTACGGCCTGGTGTCTAGCTGTATGCCATCCGATGAGGGGCATGTACTATTACAACTTGTAAAAGAGTTGGTACGAAACAGCGAGACATCCAAGTGCATGATGATACTTGGATGTGAATCAAACGCACATAACACATGGGACAGGTGAGTGTCTCTTTAATAACTTATTAGACAATCTGTTGTGCAACAGATGTAGCATGTCAACGTTTATCAAAAGAAACCGACAATAAATGTTAGATACATCACtggtaaataaaattactttttggaGAGTTCTTGAGGAACACTCCATTTCAGATCACCGATACATTGAAAGTATAATTGAAGAAAGTGTGGACGCCGTCAACAATTTCAGGAATCAAAGGAAAACAAACTGGCAGGTGCACTTGCGTGAGCTGAAAACACGTATTTTTAGGATTCCGagatgtgtaaaaaaatttaactttgtatttaaaaaattagtactttttatttaacgtttgttttctttttagttttgttttattaaacattaaaaTGCGAAAAGCGTATTCAAGGATTTACTTAAACTATATgcttatttgtaatattttgaattaaaatatatattttatatttttacataggtaaacaaaaatgtttcattTCTGTTTATAAATGTGATttcatgtgaaaaaaataaatatcagagTCCATtagttaaataaacaaaaatccaaaaacgtatgtatgtgtatacatataccataaatGGATAAAGCGCACAGAATGAGATGttaagcaaataataaatttttgtagattttttatCTTAGCTTAAAAAgttatatgtacaaattatatcttaaaaactatttgattaaatttattttttactatttacatGCACAGATTTCATGCAACAAATTGATGCAACGAATATGTTTTGTTTAATCCTTCAACAGATTTGGTATACTCCGGAAAGCGAAAGTCCGATGATAGACAGCGTGTatcagcgattttttttttaattcattggttgttcttaaataatatattacacGTGAGAGtagaaatttaaaagaattccCCTTTCATCATTCCTTACCCCccattaattttaaacaaatatttttatattagcgGATGCTATATGTTATAAACTTTAACAGTTCAGTTCAGTGTTTTATTTGAGCCTTTTTATGCACCTTTAGGAGCTTGTGTAGATTTACAAAATATGGTTGCATAATATCAACTATGTAAGACAAATTTGAAAAGGTGTTTTTATACTACGTATGATTTTGAAATATGAATCGAAAATAtaacatgaaaaatttcaaatctctCATCGAATGCTGTTTTTGGAATGTTTCACTAAAATTATGACTATGTTGTTATAAGATATGCACGTTTTGGATAGCGTTCGTATAATAAAACATATGCTTAAAAGatgcatacgtatatatgtataagtgagcGTATCACCATAATCCATAGGTGAAGGCGATGAAATGTGTGTCCCTCAACTTATGACAAACTATGTTAGTGTGTTAGTAATAGAAATATTGGcctgaaatataatatatatagagCGATGAAATGCtagtttatgttattttttattgttactcatgagtgattttttgaaatgcgaTAATCCACTTAggatgtttttatatttaactacaattaaaaaaaaaacagattgcTTTGCACCATAAATTTGTGGTATTTAACTACTTTAAACAATAACACCTTAAAACGGCACATTAATCATATCCTCTAAAAATGTTGCAAGCAAagttataactaaaattatcaACAGCTCGCAAATTAACTTACTTTCAAtgtgttaattattatttacatgTTATTTTAGTAGTTTAAACATAAGCCttataaacattaaaattatttattttttttatttgactactACATTAAtgactaaattaaatttaattttgctaaacGTTTAAACGTATAATATATggtatttataatattttgaataatttacttGATTAGATTGTTTGTAAGGggttttctatatatgtatactatgtatTATTTTACTTGAGGTTTACGTGAGCACATTTTTTTCTGCACTGACTGCAACTTCAATTGCTGAGTTTGTAGATTTGGTTAAAGAGTTTTTACATGTTTTAACTGTGGTGCTTATCCGTTGAATGGAAGTTGGATCAGGATCTTCATCGACATCTGTCACATCGACCGGTTTTCGACTAGACGCCGGAGGCGTCAACAAACCATCTGGGCATAATAAACCAGTAGCTGGAGAGGCCTCCGTACGGTTTTTAGTTGCCAAAGCAAGCTCTTGTAATTGTGCAGTGCGATCCTGAaagttacaataaaaaatattgaattaactCGCTCAGATAATAAAAAAcgaagttttaaaattacacacaatttaatttataaaacttaCAAACATTCCCATTGATATTGTGTGCGTTTGTATTATATGCGAGTCGTCGGTTATAATATTGGGGCATATATGACCTAAACCGAAACGATTTGTGAATTGTTCATTTTGTTCCGACATGGGCAGGTAAGTAGACTCTTCGCGTACAACTTCGAAAAAAGGTCGCATCCAGCGCGCGCATGGCTCAATCGTTTGCCAATCGAATCCCGAACAACGCAACGCTATCTCtctataatgaaaataatattcaatGCGTACAATGCGTTTGTTCTAAATAAAGTCATAATGTAAATATACCTATTGAAAGTGTGACTCATGGCCGCTGCAGCAATAATGGAATAACCATAGTCGGCAATACCCAAATCCAGTGAGCATAGGTCCAATAATTGAGCAGTTTGTACAAATTCCATTCCTGAAAATTGCGGGTAAATAAAAGCATCGTTCTTATATGCCTCATCTGTTGTCACCGTTGATTTGGCTTTGTATGTGTTACGCTTAAACGACGCCGGAGTACGGTTATTCACATTTAATTGCATGTAAACACCTAACCATCCCATTGGTGTAACCGGATTTATACTCCATTCGAGCGTTTGCAGTAGCAGCACTTCATGTTGCAATATATCTGATTCCTGACATGCGCCATCCGTCACATAGGCGAATTCACCAATTTTGGGCGGGTATATTTCTTCAACTTTCGCAGCGACAAAAAGACAAGTTATGCCAATCAGTTGCAGATGAGTCTTCTGTACATTCTTTTGCGTACTTAGATAGCGGTCCAAGTAGTCCACTGCCAAGTAGTAGGTTTCGCGATGTAGTTTGTATACCTCGCAAACCTCAATCAACCAATCAAGCAGGATAGCACGCATACGCGGCTGTAAGCTGGGATGTCGTTCCAACATTGAACCTGAGCGTAAGCACGCTGCTTGTTGGTCCTTTTTGCACATCAATTGCCAAACATCATATGCATTTGCCCAACTTAATGCAGGTAAGGGACATTGTCGCAACTCTTCTGGTTCCGCTGCCGGTGTCATACAATTATATGGTGTACCTGTATAGTCATCGTCGTATGCCTTAACCAATTTTGTTTCGACAATTTTATCTGTGTTTTCAGTAATTTGGCCAGGGGTACGTTCTCCTAATTGGGTGACGGCGtgcattttatataaatgatacGCATCTTTGAAACAACTGGTTGAACATTCCGAAGATGGTGATGTCGTTGCAGATACAATTTCGTCATCCTCCACGTCGATAGCTTCATCGTCTGGCCGTAAACTGCTTGGACTGTCGGGTATGCAATCCGCAGTGGCCTCAAAGTCGGTTCCGGCTGAGAGGTAGTCGCAAGAACTGCGCGTGTCGATTTCATGAGAGAACACATCAATTGGCGATGGATACACCGATGACGCCACAGAACTTACATCACTTGTATATGGCGAGGGTAGCGTTTGCTTGCGCTTAGCCGTCGGTAAATCGCAGCCTAGGTCGGGATCCTGAAATACATAAGAAAGATATGTTAAATTTCTATTTATAGTTTGatactcaaaaaaatgtttaacacaAACGTAGAAAATGAAAACAAGATTAACATAATATTTAGAGTAGTTGTATTGGTTTTAGTTCTTATCCTAACTTTATATTTCAActtgtaaaacatttttttttaatttcgtaaaatatttgtttatttttaactatacCATGTCAACCAGTTTTCTCTTGCGCTCCCACTTCATAATCACATAAACTCAGTTCAAATCGAACCAGCTGCAAGAtcctctttaaaaaaataataacaataacaacagcaacaatatcaGTTTTTGGTTTGAGGAAATCCTTTTCTCATATAACGTGGGTTAAAAGTTTCGCATCAGCCCGCACAAATGAACaatatcaatcaatcaatcttCACTACGAAAACACAATATATTTAGGCAAACAAAAATCTGTATAATTCGTGGCCATTTCTGTTGCAAGCGATAACTgattattgcaatttttcttgaattatcagaatatttataatcatatgtattatatttggtttcaaaatgCTTCTTTGGTTTAGCTGTATCGAGTCGTTTCACTGGTTTGTACTGCACTGTTTCACTTCACGTTTTCTCTGTTTTCTATTATTACATTAGTTGCttcaataattgtaaaaatatttaactcttatccactgtttttttttttatcaacctTAAAATAGAGTTGGGAAGCTCTAATTCTGTTCACTGAAAACAGGGAGTAATATTTAAATGAGCACAAGTTGCGTACGCATTGACTTTCCTGGTTAAACTGATCGTGTGCAGCGATCGTTGACGTTACGTCCTGTGTGCAACGGTAGCGCAGCAAATAGACAGCTGCAATGAGAGTTGCTTGTACTTTAACAGGCTGCATTCGTTTTTGCCTGCAGCGGAAGGATACTCAATCGAAATTGTTTTGCTCTCCTTCTAACACATACGAAAACATCACAGGCATGTGAATTTGTGAATGTGTAAGAAATAAAAGCGAAGAAAATTGAGGATATTATGCACAACggcgatatatacatacatatacacatatatataagctGCGGGTCTCAGTAGGCAGCCGTAAGATGTACGTAtgatgcatatgtgtgtatctatgctggtaaatatatgtatatacatatgtatataaatggaTTTAGGTAGTTCGATTAAATAAGGATCTGACAGCGAAAGCCAAGAAGGCTACACATTTTCTTTTGTATAAGTGTTTGTgttgattttgagttatttcttTGTTCGATTTTAATCGTTAATTTTTTGTCGTTCACGAGATGCACCAAGGTAAAGTCCAGGTAAATCACACTAACAATTCTGATCACCAGTTACTTGTTTAGAAAATTAGGTTTGGAATTCATGGAGGA
Coding sequences within it:
- the LOC126753436 gene encoding G1/S-specific cyclin-E isoform X2 yields the protein MSYNMNTYYNKVEKNRSNEICTVNPSEPASSHKNKSDHKSYKMQNTTKHRQSKLPYNVENRRKITSTDENSNTTPMYATSSWFQPPITSKSLQYKHLQGSPSKSTVTSLETADISAIEASSTSPSSSSIDSVLLRGWSPVPTTSTDTSHWYAKINNRRETSKRKRQDSVNEAQHDPDLGCDLPTAKRKQTLPSPYTSDVSSVASSVYPSPIDVFSHEIDTRSSCDYLSAGTDFEATADCIPDSPSSLRPDDEAIDVEDDEIVSATTSPSSECSTSCFKDAYHLYKMHAVTQLGERTPGQITENTDKIVETKLVKAYDDDYTGTPYNCMTPAAEPEELRQCPLPALSWANAYDVWQLMCKKDQQAACLRSGSMLERHPSLQPRMRAILLDWLIEVCEVYKLHRETYYLAVDYLDRYLSTQKNVQKTHLQLIGITCLFVAAKVEEIYPPKIGEFAYVTDGACQESDILQHEVLLLQTLEWSINPVTPMGWLGVYMQLNVNNRTPASFKRNTYKAKSTVTTDEAYKNDAFIYPQFSGMEFVQTAQLLDLCSLDLGIADYGYSIIAAAAMSHTFNREIALRCSGFDWQTIEPCARWMRPFFEVVREESTYLPMSEQNEQFTNRFGLGHICPNIITDDSHIIQTHTISMGMFDRTAQLQELALATKNRTEASPATGLLCPDGLLTPPASSRKPVDVTDVDEDPDPTSIQRISTTVKTCKNSLTKSTNSAIEVAVSAEKNVLT
- the LOC126753436 gene encoding G1/S-specific cyclin-E isoform X1: MANFCLYFKRSLFRNWKVVSEGSIKELKYPLKSKMSYNMNTYYNKVEKNRSNEICTVNPSEPASSHKNKSDHKSYKMQNTTKHRQSKLPYNVENRRKITSTDENSNTTPMYATSSWFQPPITSKSLQYKHLQGSPSKSTVTSLETADISAIEASSTSPSSSSIDSVLLRGWSPVPTTSTDTSHWYAKINNRRETSKRKRQDSVNEAQHDPDLGCDLPTAKRKQTLPSPYTSDVSSVASSVYPSPIDVFSHEIDTRSSCDYLSAGTDFEATADCIPDSPSSLRPDDEAIDVEDDEIVSATTSPSSECSTSCFKDAYHLYKMHAVTQLGERTPGQITENTDKIVETKLVKAYDDDYTGTPYNCMTPAAEPEELRQCPLPALSWANAYDVWQLMCKKDQQAACLRSGSMLERHPSLQPRMRAILLDWLIEVCEVYKLHRETYYLAVDYLDRYLSTQKNVQKTHLQLIGITCLFVAAKVEEIYPPKIGEFAYVTDGACQESDILQHEVLLLQTLEWSINPVTPMGWLGVYMQLNVNNRTPASFKRNTYKAKSTVTTDEAYKNDAFIYPQFSGMEFVQTAQLLDLCSLDLGIADYGYSIIAAAAMSHTFNREIALRCSGFDWQTIEPCARWMRPFFEVVREESTYLPMSEQNEQFTNRFGLGHICPNIITDDSHIIQTHTISMGMFDRTAQLQELALATKNRTEASPATGLLCPDGLLTPPASSRKPVDVTDVDEDPDPTSIQRISTTVKTCKNSLTKSTNSAIEVAVSAEKNVLT